Sequence from the Ignavibacteria bacterium genome:
GTGCAGGCAGAGGCCTCTCTTTCGCAGTTAAATGATGCCGTTGAGCTGGAAGTTTATTCCAATTACCTCACCTATGAGCGTTCAAGTGAAAAGATATCCGTAAGCCGTCAGAGCGTGCTCCAGGCAAAGGAGAACTACCGCATCATCAACGACAAATACAACGCCCAGCTTGCAACCAGCACGGACCTGATTGATGCCGAGACCGCGGTTCTGCAGGCCGAGACAAATTACAATAATGCGCTTGTTGACTATGAAATTGCAAAGATAAGGCTTGAAAAGTCACTGGGAAGAAGGATATACTGATGAATTCAATAGAGGTTAAAAACCTGACAAAAAAGTTCGGGAAGTTTGTTTCAGTCGACAGCATTTCCTTTAACGTTGAGCAGGGAGAGATCTTCGGCTTCCTGGGTGCAAACGGCGCGGGAAAGTCGACTACGATAAGAATGCTTTGCGGCATACTGGAGCCCACGGGCGGCGACGCGCTTGTCGGGGGCTACAGCATCAAGAATGAGCCCGACAAGGTAAAGACGCAGATAGGCTACATGTCGCAGAAGTTTTCCCTTTACAACGATCTTACAGTTGAAGAGAACATAAATTTTTTCGGCGGTGTCTACGGGCTCTATAATGACAAGCTCAGGGAAAGAAAAAAATGGGTCTTAAAGGTTGCGGACCTGGAAGGGCGGGAGAAGACAATTACGGGCTCGCTTCCAGGCGGAATCAAGCAGCGCCTGGCACTTGGTACTGCGGTAATACATGAGCCCAAGATAGTTTTTCTGGATGAACCGACCTCAGGCGTTGATCCTATTTCAAGAAGGAATTTCTGGGACTTAATAAATGAGCTTTCCTCGCACGGAATTACCGTATTTGTAACCACACACTATCTGGAAGAGGCTGAATTCTGCAACAACATCATACTCATTAATGCCGGGAAGCTTATTGCCGAAGGGAGTTCGAAGGAGCTTAAGACAAATTACCTTTCAAACACCATTCTCGAGATTGAGTGTGAGCGTACGGTTCAGGCCATGGAGATCCTCGAGAAAGAGGACTTTGTGGATGAGGTTTCAATTTTCGGAAACAACATGCACATAGCAGTCAACAGCAAATACACGGGAGAGGATGAGATAAGGCGGATTCTCGGGGAGAAAAACTCAATCCCGGTTAAAAGAATAGACAGGATTGTTCCTACTCTTGAGGATGTATTTATTCACCTTTTGGAGAAGGATAAAAAATAAAATGCTTAACAGAATTCTTGCACTGGCTAAAAAGGAAGTCCGCCAGTTAAGGCGCGACACAAGGATGCTTCTTATTATATTCCTTTTTCCGATACTGCTCCTGGTAATTTTCGGATATGCGATAAATTTCGATGTACATCATATAAAGATAGCCATCTACGACCGCGACAAGTCGGAGGACACGCGTGCATTTATAAACGCGCTAACAAGTTCCAGCTACTTTGACCTTGTGGGCACAATAACCAATGACAGCCAGATTAAGAAATATCTTGACGGGCAGACGGCGCAGGCTGTAATAGTTTTCCCTGAGAACATGTCTCGCACAATGTATTCAAAGGGCGATGCCCGCGTTCAGATTCTGGTTGACGGCGTAAACGGGAACACGGCAACTCTTATCATGAATTATCTCAACCTTGCGACAATGAGCTATTCGCAGAACTTCTCGAAAGAGACGCTTGCACTCTCAGGACGCGGCACGTACGTTCCGCTGGATGTTGAGCCGGTCTTCTGGTTTAATCCGAGTCTGGACTCCACGCATTTCCTAATACCCGGGCTGATTGCAATGATAATGATTATTACGGCTGTAATATCGATTTCGCTTTCAATTGTGCGCGAAAAAGAGCTTGGGACAATAGAGCAGATCAATGTCTCTCCCCTTTCATCACTTGAGCTTATAATCGGGAAGACTCTTCCCCATGCATTTATCTCTTTGATGGTTGCGGTTTTTATACTCATTTCGGGCTACTTACTTTTCAGCATGCCTGTAAAGGGGAATTTAATTCTTCTTCTTCTGACGACGCTTGTATTTATTTTCGCCTCTTTAAGCTTGGGGATTTTCGTCTCCAGCATTGCCAACAACCAGCAGGTGGCCTTTCAGATGGCGACCTTAATGTCGATGCTCCCTTCTGTAATACTGTCCGGCTTCATTTTCCCGATTGAGAGCATGCCTTTGTTTGTACAGATTCTTTCAAACATTACGCCGGCAAAATTTTATTCAATTATTCTGCGCGATATACTCTTAAAGGGAGTGGGGCTGGAATCATTCTGGCCGCAGGTTGTATACCTCTTAATTTTCTCCGGCGTATTTTTAGGCATAGCGACCCTAAGGAACAGGAAGATGAGAACCGTATAGTTTGAATAAGGAAAACAAAAAGTGAAAACAATTATAAACATTATTATTAAGGAATTCATACAGGTAAGGCGCGACAAAAGGCTTTTCGGAATTGTATTTATGGCTCCCATTCTGCAGCTCATATTTTTAGGATATGCCGCAACGATGGACGTAAACACGGTTCACACAGCAGTCTTCGACCAGGATAAAACCGTAACGAGCCGCGAGTTTATCAGGAGTTTCGAGCGCTCAGGATATTTTTCCATAGATTATTACGTTCACAGCTACGAAGAGATTGTGGACCTCGTGAACCGCGGCAAGGTGCTTGACGCCATAGTAATTCCGACTGACTTCGAGAAGAAGGTCAACACCATGCAGACCGCCCCTCTGCAGGTGATCTTTGACGGCTCCGACGGGAATAAGACCTCGATTGCCTTCGGCTACGTGCAGTCTATTGCATCGAGCTATTCAAAAAACATACTTCTTGAGGCGAGGGAGAAAAGCGGAATGAAGCTTTCCATTTCAGGCACACTCACGCCTGAGGTCAGGGTATGGTACAATCCCGATCTTAAGACAAGGAACTTCATGGTTCCGAGCATAATGGGGCTGGTGCTGATGGTAATTACAACGATACTGATGTCGATGGCGGTTGTAAAGGAGAGGGAAATCGGGACGCTGGAGCAGCTTATAGTAACCCCGATCAAGCCCTATCAGCTGATAATAGGAAAGATGGTACCTTTTATGATCATAGGGTTTCTTGAAGTATTGCTCGTAACGTCAATTATGACTCTCTGGTTCGGGATTCCGGTAAGGGGGAGCTTTTTGTTTTTGATATTCTCCTCGCTTTTATTCGTAATGTCCACGCTGGGCCTGGGGCTTTTCGTATCGACGATTTCAAAAACGCAGCAGCAGGCTATGATGGTTGCGCAGTTCGGTTTAATGATGCCGATGATCTATCTCTCAGGCTTTGCATTTCCTATTGAGAATATGCCTCAGATAATACAGGTAATTACGTATGCCATTCCCCTCAGGTATTACATTACGATATTAAGGGGGATAATATTAAAAGGGACGGGTTTTTCGGAGCTCTGGCTTGAGACGCTTGTTCTGTTCTTAATCGGTGTGGTAATTTTAATTGCAAGTTCGTTAAGGTTCAGGAAGAGATTAGAGTAAGCTCTAATCTCTGTGCTGAATCATGTACTGAATTGCATATTTTATGAGTTCGGGCAGGCTTTTGATGCCGAGTTTGCTCATAAGGTGAATCCTGTGCGTGTCGACGGTTCTTTTGCTGAGGCCTGTCTTAGAGGCAATCTCGTTGCTGGTGTAGCCCTCGCCGATAAGCCTTAGGATCTCAATTTCCCTTTGTGTCAAGGAGGCCTCGGCAAGCTGAACGCTTATGCCGCCTCCGTCGCCGCCGGAATACTTCTCTCTGAGCTCTTCCAGTCTTTCCTCAGTCCAGTAAGCGCCGAAATATTTCTTTCCGCTATAGACTGTTTTAATGGCGTAGACCAGTTCACCCTTCATGACATTTTTGCTGATGAGTCCTTTTCCGCCCGACTTGAGAATGTGGTAGACGTATTCTTCTCCCTCGTGCATTGAAAGGAAGAGGGCTTTTGCCGAAGGGTCGCGGGCAAGGATTTTCTTCAGGGCTTCTATTCCCGTCACGCCGGGCATAGATATATCCACCAGTATAACATCGGGCTTAAGCTCGAAGTACTTTTCATAGAGGTCTCCGCCGTCGGTAGCCTCGCCAACCACAAATATCTCTGCCGCATCTTCCAGGAGGCTGATTATACCGCTGCGGAAAAGGGAATGATCATCGGCGACAACAATTCTTATACTATTCGGGTTAGGCATGTAAAAATCCTGCTTGTTTTGGTACTTCAACAATTATAACTGTTCCCTTTTGCAGGAACGAATCAATTTTTAATTTTCCGTTCAAGGCTTCAGTTCTTTCCTTTATATTCAAAAGTCCAAGACCATTAGTTTGTCCGTCTATTATTTTATCGGGTTCAAATCCAATGCCGTTATCGGAGAGGAACACCCTGGTAAATTTCTCATTATCAATGAGCTGCACGCTGAATTCAGTTGCCCTGGAATGCATAACAATATTGTTCAGTGCTTCCTGTATTATTCTATAGAGATAAGTGGCGCATTTCTTATCCATGTTAGCATCCGTCTGCATGATGTTAACGCTTCCTTTAATGCCGCTTTGCCTGGAGACCTCGTTACAAAGGCTGGTTACTGCAGGCCCCAGGCCCACTTCATCCAGGATTTTTGGCTTCAGGTTATAGGAAATGTTCTTCAGAACGTTTATTGTACTCTCCAACAGACCGATCGTCTGCTGGTATTCTTCCGACTCCCGGTCGTTATCGCGGAGCTTGTTCAGATTCTGCAGCTTTAGACGAACGACAGACAGGTTTTGATTTACTTCATCATAGAGCTGTCTTGCCAGAGTCTGTTTTTCCAGTTCAGCCTTCTCCCTCAGTACGCCGGCAATTTCTTTATGTCTTCTTTCAGATTCGATCAGCCTTTCTTCCTGCTGTTTTACTTCAGTAATATCATGCAGGTAAATCTGTGCCATCTGGAGGTATGAGATACCCTGGAAGTAAACGGAATAGTGGCGGCCGTTGATCTTTTCAGAAAAATGAGTTGAGCAGTCGTTTTTGATATATTCCCCGAGGTCAAACGGGAATTTTATAAATTCAGTGAGGTTCTTCCTCAGAAGATCGGGTGAAGGATATAAAGCAATAGAGGATTCATTAGCATGAATTACCCGGCCCTCGGGATTGATGCTGATTACCGGTTCCGGATTAAAGTCCGACAACAGTGCTGTAAGCTGGGCATCCTTAATATCAAGTTCTTTCATCTGGAGCATAGTTTCGTTATCTGCAGAAAGTTTATATGCTTTGAGTCAAAATAAAATTCTTTACCGGTCCCCTGTTAAAAAATTGTTTATTTTTTTTAGCTAATACTAAATATACGACCTGAAAAATTAAAAAAAATCAGTATTTATACTGATTTTAGGCATAAAGGCATACTGATACGCGATTTCAGCTTAAAATCGCGCTTTTTCACATATTTTTCTTCAAAAAAAGAGTTTAACGGCCCTCAGCCAGGCATTTTTAGGACGTTTTTTCCGTAAAAGACGCTTCAATTGTGCACATTTCTTAATCAGTACTCAGTATCTTGTTTCAATTAAT
This genomic interval carries:
- a CDS encoding ABC transporter permease; its protein translation is MLNRILALAKKEVRQLRRDTRMLLIIFLFPILLLVIFGYAINFDVHHIKIAIYDRDKSEDTRAFINALTSSSYFDLVGTITNDSQIKKYLDGQTAQAVIVFPENMSRTMYSKGDARVQILVDGVNGNTATLIMNYLNLATMSYSQNFSKETLALSGRGTYVPLDVEPVFWFNPSLDSTHFLIPGLIAMIMIITAVISISLSIVREKELGTIEQINVSPLSSLELIIGKTLPHAFISLMVAVFILISGYLLFSMPVKGNLILLLLTTLVFIFASLSLGIFVSSIANNQQVAFQMATLMSMLPSVILSGFIFPIESMPLFVQILSNITPAKFYSIILRDILLKGVGLESFWPQVVYLLIFSGVFLGIATLRNRKMRTV
- a CDS encoding ABC transporter permease, yielding MKTIINIIIKEFIQVRRDKRLFGIVFMAPILQLIFLGYAATMDVNTVHTAVFDQDKTVTSREFIRSFERSGYFSIDYYVHSYEEIVDLVNRGKVLDAIVIPTDFEKKVNTMQTAPLQVIFDGSDGNKTSIAFGYVQSIASSYSKNILLEAREKSGMKLSISGTLTPEVRVWYNPDLKTRNFMVPSIMGLVLMVITTILMSMAVVKEREIGTLEQLIVTPIKPYQLIIGKMVPFMIIGFLEVLLVTSIMTLWFGIPVRGSFLFLIFSSLLFVMSTLGLGLFVSTISKTQQQAMMVAQFGLMMPMIYLSGFAFPIENMPQIIQVITYAIPLRYYITILRGIILKGTGFSELWLETLVLFLIGVVILIASSLRFRKRLE
- a CDS encoding ABC transporter ATP-binding protein, which translates into the protein MNSIEVKNLTKKFGKFVSVDSISFNVEQGEIFGFLGANGAGKSTTIRMLCGILEPTGGDALVGGYSIKNEPDKVKTQIGYMSQKFSLYNDLTVEENINFFGGVYGLYNDKLRERKKWVLKVADLEGREKTITGSLPGGIKQRLALGTAVIHEPKIVFLDEPTSGVDPISRRNFWDLINELSSHGITVFVTTHYLEEAEFCNNIILINAGKLIAEGSSKELKTNYLSNTILEIECERTVQAMEILEKEDFVDEVSIFGNNMHIAVNSKYTGEDEIRRILGEKNSIPVKRIDRIVPTLEDVFIHLLEKDKK
- a CDS encoding response regulator transcription factor → MPNPNSIRIVVADDHSLFRSGIISLLEDAAEIFVVGEATDGGDLYEKYFELKPDVILVDISMPGVTGIEALKKILARDPSAKALFLSMHEGEEYVYHILKSGGKGLISKNVMKGELVYAIKTVYSGKKYFGAYWTEERLEELREKYSGGDGGGISVQLAEASLTQREIEILRLIGEGYTSNEIASKTGLSKRTVDTHRIHLMSKLGIKSLPELIKYAIQYMIQHRD